One Rattus norvegicus strain BN/NHsdMcwi chromosome 18, GRCr8, whole genome shotgun sequence DNA segment encodes these proteins:
- the Zfp950l16 gene encoding zinc finger protein 431-like isoform X5 has protein sequence MDAVTYDDVHVNLTREEWALLDPSQKSLYKDVMLETYRNLTAIGYNWEYHNIEEHCQSSRRHRRYIMCHNG, from the exons GATGCAGTGACCTATGATGATGTGCACGTGAACTTGACTCGAGAAGaatgggctttgctggatccttcacagaagagtctctacaaagatgtgatgctggagacctacaggaacctcactgctatag GCTACAATTGGGAATACCACAATATTGAAGAACATTGTCAAAGTTCTAGAAGACATAGAAG GTATATCATGTGTCACAATGGATAA